In one window of Vallitalea okinawensis DNA:
- a CDS encoding N-acetylmuramoyl-L-alanine amidase family protein, which produces MKPVLIIDPGHGGRDFGGGSNIHWKEKDKVLKISLYQYARFKHLGVPVKLTRESDVYLDPKKRTGIVRKSEARYCLSNHINAGGGQGAEFIHSIYSDGELEERLKEELEKAGQNIRRVFTRVLPSDPSKDYYYMHRDTGIVNTTIAEYGFADNDKDTRRLLNHWQEDAEAIIKSYTEFLGFTYTLPEDKPSHCYGDSWLWAKEDGLVDGTNSISPATREMVSKILYRSQRGE; this is translated from the coding sequence TTGAAACCAGTTCTAATTATTGATCCAGGTCATGGAGGAAGGGACTTTGGGGGTGGATCTAATATACATTGGAAAGAGAAGGATAAGGTGCTCAAAATCAGTTTATATCAATATGCCCGCTTTAAGCATCTTGGGGTACCTGTTAAATTAACAAGAGAATCTGATGTCTATTTAGATCCTAAAAAAAGGACAGGGATTGTAAGAAAGAGTGAAGCCAGGTACTGTTTATCAAATCACATAAATGCAGGCGGTGGACAAGGTGCTGAATTTATACATAGCATTTACTCAGATGGGGAACTTGAAGAAAGACTTAAAGAAGAACTAGAAAAGGCTGGGCAAAATATCCGCAGAGTGTTCACTAGAGTACTACCAAGTGATCCATCAAAAGATTATTATTATATGCACCGGGATACAGGAATAGTAAATACTACAATAGCTGAATATGGTTTTGCTGACAATGATAAAGATACAAGAAGATTACTTAATCATTGGCAAGAAGATGCAGAAGCTATTATCAAGAGTTATACAGAATTCTTAGGATTTACATATACTTTACCTGAAGATAAACCTAGTCATTGTTACGGGGATAGTTGGCTATGGGCTAAAGAAGATGGATTAGTCGATGGTACGAACTCTATAAGTCCAGCAACTAGAGAAATGGTTTCAAAAATATTGTATAGATCACAGAGAGGAGAATAG